From one Microbacterium aurum genomic stretch:
- a CDS encoding ABC transporter ATP-binding protein gives MSAPILTVSHLSASIAGQQVVEDVSLSVAPTGITAVLGRNGVGKTSTLRGILGLIHRQGEVTLAGERIDTLPTHRIVQRGVGYVPEDREVFAGLTVAENLALAERDRSPRREFVAELFPDLVARRGQLAGTLSGGQQQMVSVARALLNENRILLVDEPTKGLAPKIVSQVADALAEAAKVVPILLVEQNLEVVRRLADDAVVIAGGRVVHTGSAREILDDEALTTRLLGVSAETHPGASHPGKAQSERSASA, from the coding sequence CCGATCCTCACCGTGTCGCACCTGTCCGCGTCGATCGCAGGGCAGCAGGTGGTCGAGGACGTCTCGCTGTCGGTCGCACCCACCGGGATCACCGCGGTCCTCGGTCGCAACGGCGTCGGCAAGACCTCGACCCTGCGCGGCATCCTCGGCCTCATCCACCGGCAGGGCGAAGTGACCCTCGCGGGGGAGCGGATCGACACCCTGCCGACCCATCGCATCGTGCAGCGCGGCGTCGGCTATGTGCCCGAGGACCGCGAGGTCTTCGCCGGTCTCACGGTCGCCGAGAACCTCGCGCTGGCCGAACGCGACCGCTCGCCGCGGCGCGAGTTCGTCGCGGAGCTCTTCCCCGACCTCGTCGCGCGGCGCGGGCAGCTGGCAGGCACGCTCTCCGGCGGCCAGCAGCAGATGGTCTCGGTCGCGCGGGCGCTCCTCAACGAGAACCGCATCCTTCTCGTCGACGAGCCGACGAAGGGTCTTGCGCCGAAGATCGTCAGCCAGGTCGCCGACGCCCTCGCCGAAGCGGCCAAGGTCGTCCCGATTCTCCTCGTCGAGCAGAACCTCGAGGTGGTGCGCCGCCTCGCCGACGACGCCGTCGTCATCGCGGGCGGTCGCGTCGTGCACACCGGCAGCGCCCGGGAGATCCTCGACGACGAGGCGCTGACCACGCGCCTGCTGGGCGTCAGCGCCGAGACCCACCCGGGCGCCTCCCACCCGGGCAAGGCGCAGAGCGAGCGGAGCGCGTCGGCATGA